The following proteins are encoded in a genomic region of Natrinema sp. HArc-T2:
- a CDS encoding type IV pilin, whose protein sequence is MLDGKSIRQKLIGNEEERAVSPVIGVILMVAITVILAAVIAAFVLDMGGNQSAPAQAGVSTTDTGDANGDVEVTIQSMSDNTQSVECTDDPDDGANSGSSVGDTFECADDSNIVAINNDGKKNIIQEDI, encoded by the coding sequence ATGTTAGATGGAAAATCGATTCGGCAGAAGCTGATTGGAAACGAGGAGGAACGTGCAGTATCACCTGTCATTGGCGTTATCCTGATGGTGGCTATCACAGTCATTCTCGCGGCTGTGATTGCGGCCTTCGTGCTCGATATGGGCGGAAATCAGAGTGCACCAGCCCAGGCAGGGGTCAGTACCACGGATACTGGTGATGCTAATGGCGACGTTGAAGTGACTATTCAGTCGATGTCGGACAACACTCAGTCGGTTGAATGTACTGACGACCCTGATGATGGCGCTAATAGTGGAAGTAGCGTCGGTGACACATTCGAGTGCGCAGACGACTCAAATATTGTAGCAATCAATAACGACGGGAAGAAAAATATCATCCAAGAAGATATCTAA
- a CDS encoding DNA-binding protein, translated as MHLQKRRIIVALLLAVLGGLCVHYGATYDENWPHPTGDQLQEQGPEPFVGERMLLFGEVQTVDADTITIHVIDDNDNVAAKLKVHGAEKPVEPGGVVQVYGVIESETELHANQTVVVNRNPSATMYKLGTSVVGLLLAVAYFFRQWQIDFEKLAFKPRTTTHDSESEEVHHRG; from the coding sequence ATGCACCTTCAGAAAAGGAGGATAATCGTCGCTCTATTACTCGCCGTCCTTGGTGGACTCTGTGTCCACTACGGCGCGACATACGACGAAAACTGGCCCCACCCGACTGGCGATCAACTCCAAGAACAGGGACCTGAACCATTCGTTGGTGAGCGCATGCTCCTGTTCGGTGAAGTCCAAACTGTCGACGCCGATACAATCACGATCCACGTCATAGACGACAACGACAACGTCGCAGCCAAACTCAAGGTCCACGGCGCCGAAAAGCCAGTCGAACCAGGCGGCGTCGTGCAGGTCTACGGCGTCATCGAGTCTGAGACGGAACTCCATGCGAATCAAACAGTAGTCGTCAACCGCAATCCGTCGGCGACGATGTACAAACTCGGGACCTCAGTCGTCGGCCTCCTACTAGCAGTGGCGTACTTTTTCCGACAGTGGCAGATTGACTTCGAAAAGCTCGCCTTCAAGCCAAGAACCACGACACACGATTCTGAATCCGAGGAGGTGCACCACCGTGGCTGA